A window of Tautonia plasticadhaerens contains these coding sequences:
- a CDS encoding glycoside hydrolase family 5 protein translates to MTPPRSTIALTVFATLAAMAGPSASPAADEAAVEANGRLGRGINLGNALEAPRGQSWGMEIRDDYFEQIKRAGFDSVRIPIRWSDYASDRPPYAIDPGFFEQVDGAIDSALSRGLTAVINFHHIEPIYEDPAAFRDAFLALWGQVAERYRDRPETLVFEILNEPHANLDAASWNDLIPEALGVIRESNPDRVVIVGPAGWNNFRELDTLELPDDDRLIVTFHYYEPFPFTHQGAEWNDPVPPVGVEWTGSDEEQAEVTRAFDRVSSWAEEHGRPIYLGEFGAYNKADMESRARWTALVAREAERRGFSWAYWEFGSGFGAFDRESGRWRPELLRALVPDSPTRGR, encoded by the coding sequence CGACGATCGCCCTGACCGTGTTCGCCACGCTCGCCGCGATGGCGGGCCCCTCCGCCTCCCCCGCCGCCGACGAGGCGGCCGTCGAGGCCAACGGTCGGCTCGGCCGGGGGATCAACCTCGGCAACGCCCTGGAGGCCCCCCGAGGCCAGAGCTGGGGCATGGAGATCCGGGACGACTACTTCGAGCAGATCAAGCGGGCCGGGTTCGACTCCGTCCGGATCCCGATACGGTGGTCGGACTACGCCTCGGACCGGCCCCCCTACGCCATCGACCCTGGGTTCTTCGAGCAGGTGGACGGGGCGATCGACTCGGCCCTCTCCCGGGGGCTGACCGCCGTGATCAACTTCCACCACATCGAGCCGATCTACGAGGACCCGGCCGCCTTCCGGGACGCCTTCCTCGCCCTCTGGGGGCAGGTGGCCGAACGTTATCGGGACCGGCCCGAGACGCTCGTGTTCGAGATCCTCAACGAGCCCCACGCGAACCTCGACGCGGCCTCCTGGAACGACCTGATCCCCGAGGCCCTGGGGGTGATCCGGGAGTCGAACCCGGACCGGGTCGTGATCGTCGGCCCGGCCGGGTGGAACAACTTCCGGGAGCTGGACACGCTGGAGCTGCCCGACGACGACCGCCTGATCGTCACCTTCCACTACTACGAGCCCTTCCCGTTCACCCACCAGGGGGCCGAGTGGAACGACCCGGTCCCGCCGGTCGGCGTCGAGTGGACCGGCTCGGACGAGGAGCAGGCCGAGGTGACCCGGGCCTTCGACCGGGTCTCCTCCTGGGCCGAGGAGCACGGCCGGCCGATCTACCTCGGCGAGTTCGGCGCCTACAACAAGGCCGACATGGAATCCCGGGCCCGATGGACCGCCTTAGTCGCCCGGGAGGCCGAACGTCGGGGGTTCTCCTGGGCCTACTGGGAGTTCGGCTCCGGCTTCGGCGCGTTTGACCGCGAGTCCGGCCGTTGGCGGCCGGAGCTGCTCCGGGCGCTGGTCCCGGACTCCCCGACCCGGGGACGCTGA
- a CDS encoding Gfo/Idh/MocA family protein, whose protein sequence is MTDPISRRNFLASSALAAGSLAAGASAAAGTRPHPRPGRPGPNEQIVLGFIGTGGMGRGLINRFKSFDDVKIGAVCDVYEPHALEAVSASGQSPDVYGDFRRVLDRDDLDAVVVATPDHWHAIPTIMACQAGKDVYCEKPLAWSIGEGGRVAKASEKYGRVTQMGNLIHATDNYHRIAELVQSGGLGKVTKARVWMARSAQDDIGSPPNGQPPSGCNYDMWLGPAPERPFNPNRFTFNWRFFWDYGGGFLSDFVCHLVDPVLWGMKATAPELVVAGGGRYVLDDNGETPDTLEVIYKFPEKWDLVWSLQSDAPHGFHGRGAGVEFVGTKGTLHGHYDDYTIIPNPGEEVVEPEPFLPRSQGHHREWLDKIKTRELCSCNFRYGHQLSAIGHMGNIAFRTEKALKWDAEAERFTNAEEANAYLFREQYRKPWALPEV, encoded by the coding sequence ATGACCGACCCGATCTCCCGACGGAACTTCCTCGCCTCCTCGGCCCTGGCCGCCGGCTCCCTGGCCGCCGGGGCGTCCGCCGCCGCCGGGACGAGACCGCACCCGAGGCCGGGCCGCCCCGGGCCGAACGAGCAGATCGTGCTCGGCTTCATCGGCACCGGGGGGATGGGGCGTGGCCTGATCAACCGATTCAAGTCGTTCGACGACGTGAAGATCGGCGCCGTCTGCGACGTGTACGAGCCCCACGCGCTGGAGGCCGTCTCGGCCTCCGGGCAGAGCCCTGACGTCTACGGCGACTTCCGGCGGGTCCTGGACCGGGACGACCTGGACGCCGTGGTCGTGGCCACGCCGGACCACTGGCACGCGATCCCGACGATCATGGCCTGCCAGGCGGGGAAGGACGTCTACTGCGAGAAGCCGCTGGCCTGGTCGATCGGCGAGGGGGGCCGGGTGGCCAAGGCGTCGGAGAAGTACGGGCGGGTCACCCAGATGGGGAACCTGATCCACGCGACCGACAACTACCACCGGATCGCCGAGCTCGTGCAGTCGGGCGGCCTGGGCAAGGTCACCAAGGCACGGGTCTGGATGGCCCGCAGCGCCCAGGACGACATCGGCAGCCCCCCCAACGGCCAGCCCCCCTCGGGCTGCAACTACGACATGTGGCTCGGGCCCGCGCCGGAGCGGCCGTTCAACCCGAACCGGTTCACCTTCAACTGGCGGTTCTTCTGGGACTACGGCGGCGGCTTCCTCTCCGACTTCGTCTGCCACCTGGTCGACCCGGTCCTCTGGGGGATGAAGGCGACCGCCCCCGAGCTGGTCGTCGCCGGGGGCGGCCGCTACGTGCTGGACGACAACGGCGAGACGCCCGACACACTGGAAGTCATCTACAAGTTCCCCGAGAAGTGGGACCTCGTCTGGAGCCTCCAGTCCGACGCCCCCCACGGCTTCCACGGCCGGGGCGCCGGCGTCGAGTTCGTCGGCACCAAGGGGACCCTGCACGGGCACTACGACGACTACACGATCATCCCCAACCCCGGCGAGGAGGTGGTCGAGCCCGAGCCGTTCCTGCCCCGGTCCCAGGGGCACCACCGGGAGTGGCTGGACAAGATCAAGACCCGGGAGCTGTGCTCCTGCAACTTCCGCTATGGCCACCAGCTCAGCGCCATCGGCCACATGGGGAACATCGCCTTCCGCACCGAAAAGGCCCTGAAGTGGGACGCCGAGGCCGAGCGGTTCACCAACGCCGAGGAGGCGAACGCCTACCTGTTCCGGGAGCAGTACCGCAAGCCCTGGGCCCTGCCCGAGGTCTGA
- a CDS encoding peptidylprolyl isomerase: MARRTGGRRTGRGLAVEALEGRQLLAAPVIEPIPAVSVPGGKTLFVPLRGSDADGDPITYAVASDSSGVRAEVRAGGTFLRLSVEGFGDLEFQLFGDLAPETVRQITDLVDDGFYDGLTFHRVIPGFVLQGGDPEGDGSGGPGFRFDDEFAPSAIFSGSGQLAMANSGKDTNGSQLFVTLGPQRSLDFNHTILGQLVRGQDVAEAIADVPTGSNDRPTTPVVISDARIVSNVTDSVLLIRADEGADAAVVTVTARDGTGETDSEAIAVDVVADATDDPPILGPVADQQAVSGVPLGFDLSSTDLEGDPVEYQATLVTNADRASVAVSGNRVTVTPQAGFTGDLTLRVGVRQQGATGRGSTPNPYDSQEITVSVAPSSLPIEGVPVSGTEGVALRDVPVARIPATAGGVASDYSATIDWGDGTTTGGTVVGREGGGFEVRGTHTYGSDGNFPMVISVTGPDDATTSTLTTVTVVGAQSSPLLVSVVGTPGAVALGRDVAYSVVIRNSGTTPLQGVTLLQTLPAGSTFVSSTIAPTAQAAGQVTIPVGTIAAGESRTVTVVARPTAAGTYSTLARVSAQGIAAVSASDTTTVTEAPAPTTPPGSSTWNGSASGPTRPGSY, from the coding sequence ATGGCGAGGCGGACCGGCGGCCGAAGGACGGGGCGGGGCTTGGCGGTGGAGGCGCTGGAGGGGAGGCAGCTCCTGGCGGCCCCGGTGATCGAGCCGATCCCGGCGGTGAGCGTGCCGGGGGGCAAGACGCTGTTCGTGCCGCTCCGGGGCAGCGACGCCGACGGCGACCCGATTACGTACGCCGTGGCCAGCGACTCCTCGGGGGTGCGGGCGGAGGTCCGCGCGGGGGGGACCTTCCTGAGGCTCTCGGTCGAGGGCTTCGGCGACCTGGAGTTCCAGCTCTTCGGCGACCTCGCGCCGGAGACGGTCCGGCAGATCACCGACCTGGTCGACGACGGCTTCTACGACGGCCTGACCTTCCACCGGGTGATCCCCGGCTTCGTCCTCCAGGGGGGCGACCCCGAGGGGGACGGCTCCGGGGGCCCCGGCTTCCGGTTCGACGACGAGTTCGCCCCCTCGGCGATCTTCAGCGGGAGCGGCCAGCTGGCGATGGCCAATTCGGGCAAGGACACCAACGGCTCCCAGCTCTTCGTCACGCTCGGCCCGCAACGGTCGCTGGACTTCAACCACACGATCCTCGGCCAGCTCGTCCGGGGTCAGGACGTCGCCGAGGCCATCGCCGACGTGCCGACCGGCTCGAACGACCGCCCGACCACCCCGGTGGTCATCTCCGACGCCCGGATCGTGTCCAACGTCACCGATTCCGTCCTGCTGATCCGGGCCGACGAGGGGGCCGACGCGGCCGTCGTCACCGTCACCGCCCGCGACGGCACCGGGGAGACGGACTCCGAGGCGATCGCCGTCGACGTCGTCGCCGACGCCACCGACGACCCGCCGATCCTCGGCCCGGTCGCCGACCAGCAGGCCGTCTCCGGCGTCCCGCTGGGCTTCGACCTCTCGTCGACCGACCTGGAGGGGGATCCGGTCGAGTACCAGGCCACCCTCGTGACCAACGCCGACCGGGCCTCGGTCGCCGTCTCGGGCAACCGGGTGACCGTCACCCCCCAGGCCGGGTTCACCGGGGACCTGACGCTCCGGGTCGGCGTCCGGCAGCAGGGGGCGACGGGCCGGGGGTCGACCCCCAACCCGTACGACTCGCAGGAGATCACCGTCTCGGTGGCCCCGTCCTCGCTGCCGATCGAGGGGGTGCCGGTCTCCGGCACGGAAGGCGTCGCGCTCCGGGACGTCCCCGTGGCCCGGATCCCGGCGACGGCCGGGGGCGTGGCCTCCGACTACTCGGCGACGATCGACTGGGGGGACGGGACGACCACGGGCGGGACGGTCGTCGGCCGCGAGGGCGGCGGGTTCGAGGTGCGTGGCACCCACACCTACGGCTCGGACGGTAACTTCCCCATGGTGATCTCGGTCACCGGACCGGACGACGCCACCACCAGCACCTTGACGACCGTGACCGTCGTGGGGGCCCAGTCCTCCCCGCTGCTGGTGAGCGTGGTCGGCACCCCCGGGGCGGTGGCCCTGGGGAGGGACGTGGCCTACTCGGTCGTCATCCGGAACTCCGGGACCACACCGCTCCAGGGCGTGACCCTGCTCCAGACCCTGCCGGCGGGCTCGACCTTCGTCTCGTCGACGATCGCCCCCACCGCCCAGGCCGCCGGCCAGGTGACGATCCCCGTCGGCACGATCGCCGCCGGTGAGAGCCGGACGGTGACCGTCGTGGCGCGGCCGACGGCCGCCGGCACGTATTCGACCCTCGCCCGGGTGTCGGCCCAGGGGATCGCCGCCGTCTCGGCGAGCGACACGACGACCGTCACCGAGGCCCCCGCCCCCACCACCCCCCCCGGGTCGTCGACCTGGAACGGTTCGGCGTCGGGCCCGACCCGACCCGGATCGTACTGA
- a CDS encoding FG-GAP repeat domain-containing protein: protein MSARTFSMLCRSALALLLGAGMARADGESGWTKHAINDRSPFEAAGALDVDGDGVLDVVCGETWYEGPGFSESFKVRDVAQQGTYFNCFATLPVDVNADGRMDYVTCSYFGRDVGWVENPGEAGAPWTYHAIDQPGPSEAAWLVDLTGDGVPEVLPNAVNVAVFYELKDPGPAASWKKYELGSQEAGHGVGTGDVNGDGRTDLLTPKGWFEAPPDPSGESWAFHPEWSTVGGEQGKNTAAGIQILARDVDGDGLSDVVFGMGHDYGLYWLTQQQDDDGNRTWSEPKFIDDTIHQAHTLMWADLDGDEADELVTGTRIYGHEVEPGDTDAPIIASYRFDRDSGDWERTILYRGEAATNAPPRDRAAERDALKDFPRGTAGTGLQMMAVDLDADGDADLLCPGKSGLYWLENPGA from the coding sequence ATGAGCGCGAGGACGTTCTCGATGTTGTGCCGATCGGCCCTGGCCCTGCTCCTCGGGGCGGGGATGGCCCGGGCCGACGGCGAGTCGGGCTGGACGAAGCATGCGATCAACGACCGCAGCCCCTTCGAGGCCGCCGGGGCCCTGGACGTGGACGGCGACGGCGTGCTCGACGTCGTCTGCGGCGAGACCTGGTACGAGGGCCCCGGGTTCTCCGAGTCCTTCAAGGTCCGGGACGTGGCGCAACAGGGCACCTACTTCAACTGCTTCGCCACCCTGCCGGTCGACGTGAACGCCGACGGCCGGATGGACTACGTCACCTGCTCCTACTTCGGCCGGGACGTCGGCTGGGTGGAGAACCCCGGCGAGGCGGGCGCCCCCTGGACCTATCACGCCATCGACCAGCCCGGCCCGAGCGAGGCCGCCTGGCTCGTCGACCTGACCGGGGACGGCGTGCCCGAGGTCCTGCCGAACGCGGTGAACGTCGCCGTCTTCTACGAGCTGAAGGACCCCGGCCCGGCTGCCTCCTGGAAGAAGTACGAGCTGGGCTCCCAGGAGGCCGGGCACGGCGTCGGCACCGGCGACGTGAACGGCGACGGCCGGACCGACCTGCTCACCCCAAAGGGCTGGTTCGAGGCCCCGCCCGACCCCTCGGGGGAGTCCTGGGCCTTCCACCCCGAGTGGTCCACCGTCGGCGGCGAACAGGGGAAGAATACCGCCGCCGGCATCCAGATCCTCGCCCGGGACGTGGACGGCGACGGCCTCTCCGATGTCGTCTTCGGCATGGGCCACGACTACGGGCTCTACTGGCTCACGCAGCAGCAGGACGACGACGGCAACCGGACCTGGTCGGAGCCGAAGTTCATCGACGACACGATCCACCAGGCCCACACCCTGATGTGGGCCGACCTCGACGGCGACGAGGCCGACGAGCTGGTCACCGGCACCCGCATCTACGGCCACGAGGTCGAGCCCGGCGACACCGACGCGCCGATCATCGCCTCGTATCGCTTCGACCGCGACTCCGGCGACTGGGAGCGGACCATCCTCTACCGGGGAGAGGCCGCGACAAATGCCCCCCCCCGGGACCGGGCCGCCGAGCGGGACGCCCTCAAGGACTTCCCCCGCGGGACCGCCGGCACCGGCCTCCAGATGATGGCCGTCGACCTCGACGCCGACGGCGACGCCGACCTGCTCTGCCCCGGCAAGAGCGGCCTCTACTGGCTGGAAAACCCGGGGGCGTGA
- the tal gene encoding transaldolase, translating into MATAAATPLTKLQALKQSVWMDFMSRQFVRQGELARLIEDDGLQGATSNPTIFEKAIGHSADYDDDTRALVAEGADVDHIYEALVVEDIRGALDLFRPVYDRTDGLDGYVSLEVSPLLALEREKTATEAKHYWGKLDRPNAMIKIPGTEQCVPAIEDSLADGLNINVTLLFSVEAYEAVAHAYIRALRRRVEAGRPIDHVASVASFFVSRIDAEVDGRLDAIIAKESDAGRKAKLEALKGKAAIANAKIAYESFGKIFSGPEWQALAAKGAKPQRLLWASVGTKNPSYPDTLYIDELIGPDTVSTMPPETYQAFRDHGRVVDSPPLTADTAAAHEVMADLAGAGVDFKDVTDHLLKDGVQKFAKSFDDLLGAVRGKREQLAK; encoded by the coding sequence ATGGCGACCGCCGCCGCCACCCCGCTGACGAAGCTCCAGGCCCTGAAGCAGAGCGTCTGGATGGACTTCATGAGCCGACAGTTCGTCCGGCAGGGGGAGCTCGCCCGGCTGATCGAGGACGACGGGCTCCAGGGGGCCACCTCCAACCCCACGATCTTCGAGAAGGCCATCGGCCACAGCGCCGACTACGACGACGACACCCGGGCCCTCGTCGCCGAGGGTGCCGACGTCGACCACATCTACGAGGCCCTGGTCGTCGAGGACATCCGGGGCGCCCTCGACCTGTTCCGCCCGGTCTACGACCGCACCGACGGGCTGGACGGCTACGTCAGCCTGGAGGTCTCCCCCCTGCTCGCCCTCGAGCGGGAGAAGACCGCGACCGAGGCCAAGCACTACTGGGGCAAGCTCGACCGCCCCAACGCCATGATCAAGATCCCGGGCACCGAGCAGTGCGTCCCGGCGATCGAGGACTCCCTGGCCGACGGCCTGAACATCAACGTCACCCTGCTCTTCAGCGTCGAGGCGTACGAGGCCGTCGCACACGCCTACATCCGGGCCCTGAGGCGGAGGGTCGAGGCCGGCCGGCCGATCGACCACGTCGCCTCGGTCGCCAGCTTCTTCGTCTCCCGGATCGACGCCGAGGTCGACGGCCGGCTCGACGCGATCATCGCCAAGGAATCCGACGCCGGCCGCAAGGCGAAGCTCGAAGCCCTCAAGGGCAAGGCGGCGATCGCCAACGCCAAGATCGCCTACGAGTCGTTCGGGAAGATCTTCTCCGGCCCCGAGTGGCAGGCCCTCGCCGCCAAGGGGGCGAAGCCCCAGCGGCTGCTCTGGGCGTCGGTCGGCACCAAGAACCCGAGCTACCCCGACACCCTCTACATCGACGAGCTGATCGGCCCCGACACCGTCAGCACCATGCCCCCCGAGACCTACCAGGCCTTCCGGGACCACGGCAGGGTCGTCGACTCCCCACCCCTCACCGCCGACACGGCCGCCGCCCACGAGGTCATGGCCGACCTCGCCGGGGCGGGCGTCGACTTCAAGGACGTCACCGACCACCTGCTCAAGGACGGCGTCCAGAAGTTCGCCAAGTCCTTCGACGACCTCCTCGGCGCCGTCCGAGGCAAGCGGGAGCAGCTCGCCAAGTAA
- a CDS encoding HU family DNA-binding protein, whose product MTKKEIVKKISEEIGLTQLKTKDIVQRTLDEIIKTLVEEGRIELRNFGVFEVKRRAPRKARNPRTGDKVSVPAKNVVTFKPGKEMEELVRKMDPSKLPLEKDDGDSDFDSDGSVDPGPEGPRLHSPAGADAKR is encoded by the coding sequence GTGACGAAGAAAGAGATCGTGAAGAAGATCTCCGAGGAGATCGGGCTGACCCAGCTCAAGACCAAGGACATCGTGCAGCGCACGCTGGACGAGATCATCAAGACGCTGGTCGAGGAGGGTCGGATCGAGCTGCGGAACTTCGGAGTCTTCGAGGTCAAGCGGCGGGCCCCTCGCAAGGCGAGGAACCCCCGGACCGGCGACAAGGTCTCGGTGCCGGCCAAGAACGTGGTGACGTTCAAGCCGGGCAAGGAGATGGAGGAACTGGTCCGGAAGATGGACCCGTCGAAACTTCCGCTGGAGAAAGACGACGGGGATTCCGATTTTGACAGTGACGGGTCCGTGGACCCGGGCCCGGAGGGACCCCGGCTGCATTCGCCGGCCGGGGCCGACGCGAAGCGCTGA
- a CDS encoding YkgJ family cysteine cluster protein, with protein MNAESPAPWYRDGLRFSCTQCGNCCTGAPGYVWVDADEIAALADSVGLSVEEFGLRFVRRVGRRYSLIERPNGECIFWDKAVGCTVYEARPTQCRTWPFWEENIESRADWELVGRGCPGVDRGRWHSVEEVEAAAARTAS; from the coding sequence ATGAACGCCGAGTCGCCCGCCCCCTGGTACCGAGACGGCCTGCGGTTCTCCTGCACGCAGTGCGGCAACTGCTGCACCGGGGCGCCGGGCTATGTGTGGGTCGACGCCGACGAGATCGCCGCGCTGGCCGATTCGGTCGGCCTGTCGGTCGAGGAGTTCGGCCTGCGGTTCGTCCGCCGGGTGGGACGGCGGTACAGCCTGATCGAGCGTCCCAACGGCGAGTGCATCTTCTGGGACAAGGCGGTCGGCTGCACCGTCTATGAGGCGAGGCCGACCCAGTGCAGGACCTGGCCGTTCTGGGAGGAGAACATCGAATCGAGGGCCGACTGGGAGCTGGTCGGCCGGGGCTGCCCCGGGGTGGACCGGGGCCGTTGGCACAGCGTCGAGGAGGTCGAGGCCGCGGCGGCGCGGACGGCCTCGTGA
- the moaA gene encoding GTP 3',8-cyclase MoaA: MSDEPERIAMPTDRLVDRFGRVHNNLRISVTDRCNIRCTYCMPELVQFLPRQELLTFEEIERFVRVSTALGIDKIRLTGGEPLVRRDLPVLVGKLANVPGIVDVGLTTNGMLLAPAARALFDAGLRRINVSLDTMDPARFERLTRRPGFEKVIEGILAAKEAGFDPVKVNAVAIKGETDEDVVPLGRFAREHGLELRFIEYMPLDAGNAWERDKVLYASEILDLLSRGIGPLSPAPDQDPRAPAVDYDYDDGGGRVGLIASVSRPFCGSCNRVRLTADGKLRNCLFALDETDIRALIRGGAPDSELAEALRESVAAKWEGHQINAANFIKPERLMHSIGG, encoded by the coding sequence ATGAGCGACGAACCCGAGCGAATCGCCATGCCCACCGACCGCCTCGTCGACCGCTTCGGCCGGGTGCACAACAACCTCCGGATCAGCGTCACCGACCGCTGCAACATCCGGTGCACCTACTGCATGCCCGAGCTGGTCCAGTTCCTCCCCCGGCAGGAATTACTCACGTTCGAGGAGATCGAGCGGTTCGTCCGGGTGTCGACCGCGCTCGGCATCGATAAAATCCGCCTCACCGGCGGGGAACCGCTCGTGCGCCGGGATCTGCCGGTGCTGGTCGGGAAGCTGGCGAACGTGCCCGGCATCGTCGACGTCGGGCTGACAACCAACGGCATGCTGCTGGCGCCGGCGGCCCGAGCGCTGTTCGACGCCGGCCTGAGGCGGATCAACGTCAGCCTCGACACGATGGATCCCGCCCGCTTCGAGAGACTCACCCGGAGGCCGGGCTTCGAGAAGGTCATCGAGGGGATCCTGGCGGCGAAGGAGGCCGGGTTCGATCCGGTGAAGGTCAACGCGGTGGCGATCAAGGGGGAGACCGACGAGGACGTCGTCCCCCTCGGCCGGTTCGCCCGGGAGCACGGCCTGGAGCTTCGGTTCATCGAGTACATGCCGCTCGACGCCGGCAACGCCTGGGAACGCGACAAGGTCCTGTACGCCTCCGAGATCCTCGACCTGCTCTCGCGAGGGATCGGCCCACTGTCCCCGGCGCCGGACCAGGACCCCAGGGCCCCGGCCGTCGACTACGACTACGACGACGGCGGCGGCCGGGTCGGGCTGATCGCCTCGGTCAGCCGCCCCTTCTGCGGGAGCTGCAACCGGGTCCGGCTGACCGCCGACGGCAAGTTGCGCAATTGCCTGTTCGCCCTGGACGAGACGGACATCCGGGCCCTGATCCGGGGAGGCGCCCCCGATTCCGAGCTGGCCGAGGCCCTCCGGGAGAGCGTGGCGGCGAAGTGGGAAGGGCACCAGATCAACGCGGCGAACTTCATCAAGCCGGAGCGGCTGATGCACTCGATCGGGGGCTGA
- a CDS encoding molybdenum cofactor biosynthesis protein MoaE codes for MIAITDQPIDHARLTDRVRSTRAGAVCTFLGTTREVTGDRRTDHLDYEAYAGMAEKTLGDLEAEARERWALVDVAIEHRVGRVELGEISVVVAVSAPHRKQAFEACQWLMDTIKEVVPIWKKETWADGSEEWVHPGLDPTPDPPRVDRPTARPAGGVASGRRSGRLEG; via the coding sequence ATGATCGCCATCACTGACCAGCCCATCGACCACGCCCGACTGACCGACCGGGTCCGATCGACCCGGGCGGGGGCCGTCTGCACGTTCCTGGGGACGACCCGGGAGGTGACCGGGGACCGGAGGACCGACCACCTCGACTACGAGGCCTACGCCGGGATGGCCGAGAAGACGCTCGGGGATCTGGAGGCGGAGGCCCGGGAACGCTGGGCGCTCGTCGACGTGGCGATCGAGCATCGGGTCGGCCGGGTCGAGCTGGGGGAGATCAGCGTGGTGGTGGCCGTCAGCGCCCCACACCGCAAACAGGCGTTCGAGGCCTGCCAGTGGCTGATGGACACGATCAAGGAGGTCGTCCCGATCTGGAAGAAGGAGACCTGGGCCGACGGCTCCGAGGAATGGGTCCACCCCGGGCTCGACCCGACCCCCGATCCCCCCCGGGTTGATCGCCCGACGGCCCGGCCCGCCGGGGGAGTGGCGTCGGGCCGGCGATCGGGTAGGCTGGAAGGATGA
- a CDS encoding MoaD/ThiS family protein: MLVKIRLFAVARQRLGSPEVGVELPEPATVATLRTAVAEQHPALAALMPGMMVAVEGEYAAEDREIRAGQEVALIPPVSGGAVHDRRAAGNR, translated from the coding sequence TTGCTCGTTAAGATTCGCCTGTTCGCGGTCGCCCGGCAGCGGTTGGGATCGCCCGAGGTCGGCGTCGAGCTGCCCGAGCCGGCGACCGTGGCGACGCTGAGGACCGCAGTCGCCGAGCAGCATCCGGCCCTGGCCGCCCTGATGCCGGGGATGATGGTGGCGGTCGAGGGGGAATACGCGGCCGAGGACCGGGAGATTCGGGCGGGCCAGGAGGTCGCGTTGATCCCCCCGGTCAGCGGGGGAGCGGTGCACGACCGGCGAGCCGCCGGGAATCGGTGA